Proteins from one Anastrepha obliqua isolate idAnaObli1 chromosome 2, idAnaObli1_1.0, whole genome shotgun sequence genomic window:
- the LOC129238022 gene encoding myb-like protein I, with translation MSDEHQQQQQQQQQQQHQRQQLLQQQQQQQQKCSKDTTTTASSSSSSSPTNATSTATPRKSNIHEMRNQDFVSRLMAATPPYLYSTPVGANNFFFSDMLRSLVQARNNENARNLQLQQSMVLARRPRKRTWAHHRPYYEHLRERKEAEEKQQQQQQQQQQLQQQQLASNTASLVGLEKPLELTNKPYFQLANKYRKLEDATDIKTARCESGGVTTPDSTAASATNGNNGGGSGGGAVDAVLQDTPPAASLPPQDLVLPPPPPVWYPPLYPPYGIDPLHFFIDLRVSGHIYDRKKENISPLTSADNSNAAKDSEAAAGGNASGVSLLNKHRQGSAFTVPIPRSNDSKPAAGHTLDAINLTSSAMASKFENYTKYYDLGEAKENQPLTKNSASYMLQHLPRLYSQFAARDLIASNVAAAAGSGNSNSYDTDNKSEPDCDADSDGRASVDNCASLGGNNRERDIDVEILDSIKYRTDGESSRCSSADEASITQID, from the coding sequence ATGTCGGATGAacatcagcaacaacagcagcaacagcagcagcagcagcatcaacGTCAGCAGCTcttgcagcagcaacagcaacagcaacagaaatGCTCGAAGGATACCACGACAACCGCTTCATCTTCCTCCTCCTCTTCGCCCACAAATGCCACTTCCACAGCCACACCGCGCAAGTCGAATATTCATGAGATGCGCAATCAGGACTTTGTTAGTCGACTGATGGCAGCCACGCCTCCCTATTTATATTCAACGCCGGTGGGTGccaacaactttttcttcagcGACATGCTGCGCTCCCTGGTACAGGCACGTAACAACGAGAATGCGCGCAATCTGCAGCTGCAGCAGTCGATGGTGTTGGCGCGCCGACCACGGAAGCGCACTTGGGCCCACCACCGGCCCTATTATGAACACTTGCGTGAACGTAAAGAGGCAGAAgagaaacaacagcaacagcagcagcagcagcagcaactgcaacaacaacagctagcAAGTAACACAGCATCTTTAGTGGGTTTAGAAAAACCACTAGAACTTACAAATAAGCCATATTTCCAATTAGCCAATAAATATCGCAAATTGGAGGATGCAACAGATATTAAGACTGCAAGGTGTGAGTCGGGCGGCGTCACAACACCCGACTCAACTGCTGCAAGTGCTACAAATGGCAATAATGGTGGTGGTAGTGGTGGCGGCGCAGTGGATGCTGTGTTGCAGGACACACCGCCTGCTGCCTCATTGCCGCCACAAGATTTGGTATTGCCACCACCGCCACCCGTCTGGTATCCACCACTCTATCCACCCTACGGCATTGATCCGTTGCACTTTTTCATCGATCTGCGCGTCTCTGGTCATATTTACGATCGCAAAAAGGAGAATATTTCACCGCTCACCAGCGCCGATAACAGCAATGCGGCCAAGGACTCGGAGGCAGCAGCCGGTGGCAATGCCTCTGGTGTTAGTCTGTTAAACAAACATCGTCAGGGCTCTGCCTTCACGGTACCTATCCCGCGTTCAAATGACTCAAAGCCTGCTGCTGGGCATACGCTAGACGCAATCAATTTGACCTCCTCTGCCATGGCAAGCAAATTTGAAAACTACACGAAGTACTATGATTTGGGTGAAGCCAAAGAGAACCAACCGCTAACAAAAAATAGCGCCAGCTACATGTTGCAGCATTTGCCACGTCTTTACAGCCAGTTTGCGGCACGCGATTTAATCGCCTCCAATGTAGCTGCAGCTGCAGGGAGTGGCAACAGTAACAGCTACGACACTGACAATAAATCCGAACCCGATTGTGATGCTGATTCCGACGGGCGCGCCTCTGTGGATAATTGCGCGAGTTTGGGTGGCAATAATCGCGAACGGGATATCGATGTCGAAATTCTCGACTCCATCAAATATCGCACCGATGGCGAGAGCAGCCGCTGTTCGAGCGCAGATGAGGCTTCCATCACGCAAATCGATTAG